The Vigna radiata var. radiata cultivar VC1973A unplaced genomic scaffold, Vradiata_ver6 scaffold_131, whole genome shotgun sequence genome has a segment encoding these proteins:
- the LOC106753488 gene encoding uncharacterized protein LOC106753488, with translation MAGENNGRRTMVDHTTVVGPHHYNSIARPRVNAANMEVKPALIQLMKSNQFNGLSYESPYEHLTTFNEIYNTVKINGVLDEAIKLILFPFSLGVTVYARVLKSFLEKKRYLDDETIYEQGGSSVLLKKSRPPKVKDPGSFTIPCIIGNVKIGKALIDLGSSINLMPLSVLKKIGGLKVKPTEISLLMEDGSAKKPYGVVEDVVIRVEKLESLIDFVVIEMEEDKEIPIILGRPFMKTAKVREEGRDDKGRMVHYDLENAQFKLGTPMRFKNKLWVVKDFKENGVIEIEAPYSRQVKKVDQKQLMSWCDESKRNTNIGDET, from the exons ATGGCTGGAGAAAACAATGGTAGACGCACTATGGTGGATCACACCACTGTTGTTGGCCCTCATCACTATAATAGCATTGCAAGGCCGAGGGTCAATGCTGCAAACATGGAGGTGAAACCAGCGTTGATACAATTGatgaagagcaaccaattcaatggactatcttatgaaagtccatatgaacATCTGACCACATTCAACGAGATTTACAACACTGTGAAGATCAATGGTGTGCTGGATGAAGCTATAAAgcttattttgtttcctttctcattgggag TTACTGTGTATGCAAGAGTTTTAAAAAGTTTCCTTGAAAAGAAGAGATATCTAGATGACGAAACTATTTATGAACAGGGTGGTTCTAGTGTCTTGTTGAAGAAATCACGTCCTCCAAAAGTGAAGGATCCAGGAAGTTTTACCATTCCTTGCATCATCGGGAATGTAAAAATAGGGAAAGCCCTAATTGACTTAGggtcaagcattaatttgatgcccctaTCTGTGCTCaagaagattggtggtcttaAAGTAAAGCCGACAGAGATCTCTTTGCTAATGGAGGATGGATCAGCTAAGAAACCCTATGGtgtggtggaagatgttgttaTTCGAGTTGAGAAACTTGAATCCCTGATTGACTTTGTGGTGATAGAGATGGAGGAGGACAAAGAGATCCCAATTATTCTTGGAAGGCCGTTCATGAAAACGGCAAAA GTTAGGGAAGAAGGTAGAGATGACAAAGGAAGGATGGTTCACTATGACTTGGAGAATGCACAATTTAAACTGGGCACCCCTatgagattcaagaacaagttATGGGTTGTGAAAGATTTCAAAGAGAATGGAGTGATAGAGATTGAAGCTCCATATTCTAGACAAGTCAAAAAGGTGGATCAGAAGcagttgatgagttggtgtgatgaaagCAAGAGAAACACCAACATTGGAGACGAAACTTGA
- the LOC106753494 gene encoding REF/SRPP-like protein At1g67360, which yields MATTTIERDMENKGHEGLKHLGFVKVAAIKGFVCVSNLYHFAKQNSGPLRSAVGTVEDTVTTVLGPVYHKFKGVPNRLLLFVDNKVDEATHKFDEHAPSLVKQVASQANCLVQEMTNKAEKVVSEAQSGGARAAAQYIATESKKIVVFGSVKLWGGLNHYPPFHAVAEMAVPTAAHWSEKYNNVVKGMSKKGGGVLGYLPLIPTDDIAKAFKQGGGNVNEDEAGYEGEGSS from the exons ATGGCCACCACCACCATAGAG AGGGATATGGAGAATAAGGGTCACGAAGGACTGAAACATCTTGGGTTTGTTAAGGTTGCAGCCATTAAAGGCTTTGTCTGTGTTTCGAATCTCTACCACTTCGCGAAGCAAAATTCTGGACCCTTGAGATCTGCAGTTGGAACCGTCGAAGATACAGTAACTACTGTTCTGGGTCCTGTCTACCACAAATTTAAGGGTGTCCCAAACCGTCTTCTCCTTTTTGTGGACAATAAG GTGGATGAAGCAACCCACAAATTCGATGAGCATGCACCTTCTCTGGTTAAGCAAGTTGCAAGCCAAGCGAATTGTTTGGTCCAGGAAATGACAAACAAGGCTGAAAAAGTAGTGAGTGAGGCTCAATCTGGTGGGGCACGAGCAGCAGCACAATATATTGCCACAGAGTCAAAGAAAATTGTGGTGTTTGGTTCGGTGAAATTGTGGGGTGGTCTCAACCACTATCCACCATTCCATGCAGTGGCAGAAATGGCGGTTCCCACTGCTGCACACTGGTCAGAAAAGTACAACAATGTGGTGAAGGGAATGAGTAAAAAGGGTGGTGGTGTGTTAGGGTATTTGCCTCTGATTCCAACTGATGACATAGCCAAGGCGTTTAAGCAGGGGGGAGGCAATGTGAATGAAGATGAAGCAGGTTATGAAGGAGAGGGTTCTTCTTGA